CTGATCCAGTTCCTCTCGGGTGAGCTCAGTGACTTCAAGGCCTTCGTCTGCCGCCCGTCTGGCAACCTCTTTTTCGTGATACCTTTCTTTTTGGGTCTTGTAAAGCATCAAAAGGCCTTTTTTCTCCAGTTGAAAGTCTCCAATTTCCCCCGAATCGTGCATTCCGGTGTACAATTCCTTACTCAGCAAATTGATATCCTTTATCAATGGGATGGCTTTTTCAACATGAGCTCGTGTGGACGACTTGTGAAAAGCCCAGGCCCATCGTATAAAATCCGAATTAAGACGGGGTTTCATATAAAACGGACTGCTACTGTTAAACATCCATTTTATGCCTTTGGCCATCATTCCGGGGGAGGCAAGGGGGATGATATGACTTGGAGTAAGATAACCGGCATTGACATAGGAAGCTCCACTGTCCATTCCGGATTTATCGATTATCGTCACTTCATGCCCTTCTTTTTGCAGAAAATACGCACAACTCAATCCGATTATCCCCCACCTACGACCAGTATGCTTTTGCCCATGTTCAACTGAAATAACTATTCCGATTTTAAAGTCGTACTAAAATAGGGAATTGACAAAACCGGACTAAAAAAAACCGCCTTTCTTTCTGCAAAAAAAGAAAAGCGGTTAAGAGTGCCCACGACTGGAGTCGAACCAGCACGTCCTTGCGAACACTACCCCCTCAAGGTAGCGTGTCTACCAATTCCACCACGTGGGCCTATAGGAATTTTAGGTGGGCAAAGATAGAAACCTATTTGGTTTCCTCCAATTAATAGGGAATGAATTAATTGCATTTTTTAATCCGTTCTTCAATCATAATTGATTTCAGATATTTCAAGTGTCAACCAATGATATTCGCCCTCTTCCAGCTCCCAGACAACTTCCGATTTAATGGGAATCCTGATTCCTTGAAATGAGGTAAAAGACAGGTTTCTGATCTTCCACTTTTCTCGTTTTGCATTTTCCCCGGTTTTCATATAGCGCATCGCTTCGAAGGAGATCGGCTCTGCCTGTTCGTTAAAGGTAAAAACTCCTGAGGTACTTTGGCCTTCGTAGGTAAAAGTGGCTTCAGCAGCGTATGGTCCCAGTGCTTCCCAACTGATGTATGGCTGAGTTATTGCAGAAGGGAACCAGGATATCTCGGCCAGAAAGCGGGTCATGCTGGCCTCGTCTATCCCTTTTTCATCCCTGGCGTTTACCACAGGGATAAGGGAGAGTAAGGAAATTTCCATGGATCCTTTGCCCGTTATGAGTTTATCGCGTCCGGTCAGGAAAAACGGACCGAACATCTGTACCCTGGTTTTCCAGAGAAATGCAGGCTCCGGAATCGAAAACCACTGTTCGGCTTCAAAGGGCATCCACTTCCCGTCTGGTTTGGTCCGCAAACGACCTTTCTGGAGTAGATGTACCCTTGAAATTGTATCTGAATGAATACCACCTGAGTTTTTTAACCACTGACTTACGATTGGCGGAAGAAATTTTGGATTGATGGTATCTTCCTCATTCATAAAATGGATCTTTTTAGAATCATTTAGGCTTTTAACCTCGGCAGAAACTCGCTTATCAAAGACATACTCTCCAATTCCAGGGACAACAATACAGACTAAGATCAGATTGAACCACGCCCCATATTTTGTATCAGACCAGTGTAAGGAAATCAGGATTTGCGAGATAATTAGGGCGATCAGACCCAGCCATGGCCAAAGCTTTTGGTTAAAATAAAATGCAACTGCAGTGGAGAGTATAAAGAGGCATCCTAGGAGCCAGAAAATCCCCTGGGCTCTACCAATATGTGCATTAAGCATAGGATATTGACCTAATTCAAAGGCTTTTAGGAATCCCAGAAGATGAATTAGACCGTGAACTAACAGCAGAATGGTTAACAATAGTTTCACTGCCGCTCATGTTTTTTTGAGGAGAGATATTAACTATCCAGAATATTCTGGAGTTCCTCACTATCCATTACGTATTCAGTTACTTTGAAGACCTCTTTTCTGCTCTCACGAAAATCCTTAACGAACCCAGAGAGGCTTTCTTCTAACTTCCCGTGCAGGATAAGGAATTCAGTCTTGGCAATAGTTGCCTTTCCATCCATAAAATTTGCTATTAAGCCCAAATGCTCATTCATATTTTTGTGAAGTTTATCGCAATTGAGTGCCAGATCGTGTTCCTTTTTCCTTATCCCGGCGACGCGATCCATGTTTTCCTTTTTAGTAATCCAGATGATGTACTTTTCAATAAGTTGCTGTAAAAAGCGAATGTCATCTTTGTAAAATTCTAAATCTGATTTCCAGTGGTTTACAAGAACATAAAGCTCTTGCCAATTTATTTTTCTTTCCTCTCCGGGCATAGGGGTTAAGTCTGAGACACTCATCTTTAGGCTTTTTAAATTCACTTTAAAGGTATTTATGTCCCTTCAGATTTCTTATGATTTATATCATATTTGGACAGGGCTAGGCACTTACAATTTTCCCATCCTCCATTTCTATGATCCGGTCAGTACTCTTAGCAAAATCGAGGTCGTGTGTAACAACGAGAAGGGAAAGCCCCTGTTGCTCTTTTAGCTCTTTAAAGATAGACAACACATTGTCTGCATTGTAACTGTCAAGGTTTCCTGTAGGCTCATCCCCCATTAGGATTGTGGGATTGTTGATTAAGGCCCTGGCGATGGCAACCCGTTGTTTTTCCCCACCTGAGATCCTCGAAGCCCTTTTAAAGGCCAGATTTCCAATATTTAGCATTTCGAGTTTCTCCATGGCGTCTTTTTGAATTTCCGAGTGAGGTTTTATCGCCAATTTTTTTGCCGGGAGCATTACGTTCTCCAGAACTGTGAATTCGGAAAGTAAGTAATGAAATTGAAAGACGAAGCCTATATGCTCGTTTCTTATCTTGGAAAGTATCTGGTGTGATTTACCGGTGATCAGTTCGTTGTTGAGGTACAATTCCCCCGAGTAATCCGTATCCATGGTGGAAAGGATATACAGCAGTGTTGATTTTCCTGATCCGGATTTACCCATAATGGAAGCAAACTCACCTTCTCTAACCTTGAAATTGATGTCTTTCAATACGTGAAAATCCACGGGTTTACGAAAGATTTTATTAATTAGCCTGGCCTCCAATACATGTTTCATGATTATGTTTTATGTTCCCCGTATTATCCTGACCGGGTCTATTTTTTTCGCTTTATTCGATGGAAGATAGCCTGCGACAAAAGTGGATAATAAGGCGAAGACAATCCCAATCAGATAATATTTGAATTGCATGTTTACAG
This DNA window, taken from Muriicola soli, encodes the following:
- a CDS encoding DUF6544 family protein, whose translation is MKLLLTILLLVHGLIHLLGFLKAFELGQYPMLNAHIGRAQGIFWLLGCLFILSTAVAFYFNQKLWPWLGLIALIISQILISLHWSDTKYGAWFNLILVCIVVPGIGEYVFDKRVSAEVKSLNDSKKIHFMNEEDTINPKFLPPIVSQWLKNSGGIHSDTISRVHLLQKGRLRTKPDGKWMPFEAEQWFSIPEPAFLWKTRVQMFGPFFLTGRDKLITGKGSMEISLLSLIPVVNARDEKGIDEASMTRFLAEISWFPSAITQPYISWEALGPYAAEATFTYEGQSTSGVFTFNEQAEPISFEAMRYMKTGENAKREKWKIRNLSFTSFQGIRIPIKSEVVWELEEGEYHWLTLEISEINYD
- a CDS encoding ABC transporter ATP-binding protein gives rise to the protein MKHVLEARLINKIFRKPVDFHVLKDINFKVREGEFASIMGKSGSGKSTLLYILSTMDTDYSGELYLNNELITGKSHQILSKIRNEHIGFVFQFHYLLSEFTVLENVMLPAKKLAIKPHSEIQKDAMEKLEMLNIGNLAFKRASRISGGEKQRVAIARALINNPTILMGDEPTGNLDSYNADNVLSIFKELKEQQGLSLLVVTHDLDFAKSTDRIIEMEDGKIVSA